One Acidisarcina sp. DNA segment encodes these proteins:
- a CDS encoding N,N-dimethylformamidase beta subunit family domain-containing protein — MAAWKSNASLADGKKNAFGITASRASAKAGKGVVGWLTLLLFLIGAAHIAKAQTFGCSPAMANDIVCENSKPGNPPSNWAISGAGDSTIQGFATDMSVAQGSTVFFKINTTAAAYKIDIYRLGYYAGNGARKIASISPSVPLPQSQPPCRSDANTNLYDCGTWAVSASWQVPANATSGIYFALLTRTDTGGVNQVFFIVRNDLSHSDMLFQTNDETWQAYNAYGGHSLYGGADTWDLTNRAYKVSYNRPFITRGFSSEASTFVFGAEYPMIRWLEANGYDVTYFTGMDAARNGSLILNHKIYLDSGHDEYWSGPQRANVEAARNAGVNLAFFSGNEIFWKTRWENSIDGTSTAYRTLTCYKETLANAVLDPADPPTWTGTWRDPRFSPPADGGRPENALSGTIFAVNGPGTDNPGNLSILVPAADGKMRFWRNTSIASLSSGQTATLPQGSLGYEWDEDLDNGTRPAGLFDLSTATYSMTTDLLLDYGGTYGAGSATHHMTLYRAPSGALVFGAGTVDWAWGLDANHDNPFFSPNTAADPRMQQATLNLFADMGVQPATLQAGLALATKSTDTVAPTSTITSPLSGATEKLGVQVTITGTATDTGGGVVGGVEISTDGGQSWHPTIGRGSWSYNWTPLVSGSINLLSRAVDDSGNLETPSAGVTVTVPKTPVATDVQISGDTSSPSSTVSTPIFSTSASNELLLAFVATDYLSGANTTVTSVTGGGLTWVLVVRTNAQLGSSEIWRAFAPSPVSNMSVTANLSQSVIASLSVMSFTGVNTSGTNGSGAIGAVKSASASSGAPTATLVTTQANSVVVGVGNDYDNAIARTPGSGQTVFHQYLTPTGDTYWMQRLNLAVPLSGTSATINDTAPTGDRYNLSICEVLASTTQTLSISGTISPASSGSGTQMFLGGSGTAVVTADGSGNYTFANLTGGTYTVTPVKTGYTFTPASLSISLAGSNVTGANFTATASPTYSVSGNISPSAAGSGASVSLVVNGEGGSNQTVIADSSGNFTFTGVLNGSYTITPVKTGYAFSPVNQTISVAGANVSGVSFTGSAIATYTISGAISTSTAGSGTTLTLAPTGSTGSSQTTIADSTGSYSFAGVVNGTYSITPSKTGFTFSPASQSITVNGANISGINFAAQAIVTSNIRFIQKNVNGNEATAASISTTFPANNTAGDFLIVSGDVARPAGPVSISDTLGNTYIPAMSPVSDPNQNVTTYLWYVPSCKGGANTVTLIPSTAAALEIHVSEWSGVSATNPVDKSASATGNSASVSSGAATTTANGELIYGYTFLLNTASAGTGFTSISLVNGDMSEYELQPAAGSIAATFTQTSGYWLALMATFRPSNATQGGISGTISPVSGGSGATVTLSGPVTATATSDSSGNYSFVGLPDGTYTVTPTKSGVSFTPATQSVTVAGTTVTGVNFTANLPVLSVSPTGLFFAAVQGGGNPPTSTVNITNTGGGSFTYTASSDSAWLNATPAIGSAPQQLQVSATINGLAIGSYTGHITITSAGVQGSPAVLTVTLDIGVATDWLTVDHDASRSGNAVDETTINASNVGSLQMAWSTAVDASVTAQPLYVHGISIAGQTRDILIVGTGGNSLYALDALNGAVLWKRNFGAPTPNTWGLPDGFGIEAPPFIDRVAGRIYTVSTDGYFRVISLFDGTDVYPALALIVNPDTNKVWGGLNRVGNSIYIASGSNGGDVAPWRGQVYKVDISSTPTVTGDFVVVPSIPPPNGGGGIWGYGGVSADLATGNIYAASANDSVITSSGTEGYTPYSDSMIALDSSLNLLGTYQPVQPSTYACSGAPCDLDFASTPTFFQPPGCPTMVTAGNKDGRLFLFRTADLMVSGQPLQTLTLNTANDSLGSGGVGGVPAYSPTSNMIFVTTAGSGVIGVAAGVVALQVTSSCTLQVAWSKALGGSGAPNSTPTLANGLVFAGEGNTGIIHAYSQLTGNEVWHNGTQYGASNTFAAPIVAGGKVYAGSWSSPSGGGIVGAFALNTPVLAVTPTSLSFSGVAGGSNPAAAALNVTNGGGGTLTFTAASDSGWLTVSPVSGTAPQTLQVTASLAGLAAGTYTGHITVTATGAQGSPAVIAVTLTVAATSTWSISGSVTPSTSGSGTLLTLSGASSATTIADSLGNYSFAGLANGSYTVTPSKTGYTFTPPSQTVSVNGANIISLNFAAQAATTNTLVMDAKVSADSKTASTSIATSAFSTTSGNELLLAFISTDYISGSNTTVTKVTGGGLTWALVVRTNAQSGTAEIWRAFSPTVLTNVTVTATVSQSVLSSITVMSFSGVDTSGTYGSGAIGATASKSASSGAPTASVVTTRNGSWVFGVGNDYDNAIARTVGSGQTLVHQDLTTTGDTYWVQMENAPTPLSGTTVTINDTAPTTDQYNLSVVEVLP; from the coding sequence ATGGCTGCCTGGAAAAGCAATGCTTCATTAGCTGACGGTAAAAAAAACGCCTTTGGAATAACTGCATCGCGAGCAAGCGCAAAGGCCGGCAAGGGAGTGGTGGGCTGGTTGACTCTTCTACTCTTTCTCATCGGTGCGGCGCACATTGCCAAGGCGCAAACCTTTGGATGCAGCCCAGCCATGGCGAACGACATCGTGTGTGAGAATTCAAAGCCCGGAAATCCACCGAGCAATTGGGCCATTAGCGGCGCGGGAGATTCGACCATCCAGGGATTTGCCACGGACATGAGTGTTGCGCAGGGATCCACCGTCTTTTTCAAAATCAATACAACTGCGGCGGCTTACAAGATTGATATCTATCGCCTTGGCTACTACGCGGGAAATGGTGCACGCAAGATAGCAAGCATCAGTCCTTCAGTTCCGCTTCCGCAATCGCAGCCACCGTGCCGCTCGGATGCAAACACGAATCTCTACGACTGCGGAACGTGGGCTGTTTCGGCTAGTTGGCAGGTTCCTGCGAATGCTACGTCTGGAATCTATTTTGCATTGCTGACCAGGACGGACACGGGTGGCGTGAACCAGGTCTTCTTCATCGTACGCAACGATCTAAGCCACTCCGACATGCTATTCCAGACCAATGACGAGACATGGCAAGCCTATAACGCCTATGGAGGCCACTCGCTATATGGTGGCGCGGATACATGGGATCTTACGAATCGTGCCTACAAGGTGAGTTATAACCGCCCCTTTATTACACGAGGCTTTTCCAGCGAAGCCTCTACGTTCGTATTTGGCGCGGAGTATCCCATGATTCGGTGGCTGGAAGCAAATGGATACGATGTCACCTACTTCACGGGCATGGATGCGGCACGCAATGGTTCGCTGATATTGAATCACAAGATCTATCTTGACTCTGGCCATGACGAGTACTGGTCTGGCCCACAACGCGCCAATGTGGAGGCAGCGCGAAATGCCGGCGTGAATCTGGCTTTCTTCAGCGGGAATGAGATTTTTTGGAAGACTCGCTGGGAAAACAGTATCGATGGTACAAGCACTGCCTACCGCACTCTAACCTGTTACAAAGAGACGCTGGCGAATGCGGTCCTCGATCCCGCGGATCCACCAACCTGGACCGGTACCTGGCGTGATCCGAGATTTAGTCCGCCTGCAGATGGTGGCCGTCCGGAAAATGCTTTGTCTGGCACTATCTTCGCTGTCAACGGTCCTGGGACGGATAACCCTGGGAACCTGTCTATCCTGGTTCCGGCCGCCGACGGTAAGATGCGCTTTTGGAGAAACACAAGTATTGCCAGCCTCTCTTCAGGTCAGACGGCGACGTTGCCACAAGGCTCGTTGGGTTACGAGTGGGATGAGGACTTAGATAATGGAACGCGTCCCGCAGGACTATTTGATCTATCAACTGCTACTTATAGCATGACCACGGATTTGCTGCTGGATTACGGCGGCACCTATGGCGCAGGCTCCGCCACCCACCACATGACACTGTATCGGGCACCGAGCGGCGCGCTCGTATTTGGCGCGGGTACGGTGGATTGGGCATGGGGACTGGATGCAAATCATGACAACCCTTTCTTCTCGCCCAATACGGCAGCAGATCCGAGGATGCAACAGGCAACGCTAAACCTGTTTGCGGATATGGGCGTCCAGCCGGCGACACTGCAAGCTGGCCTGGCACTGGCAACTAAGTCTACCGATACAGTTGCTCCGACTTCGACGATCACCTCCCCGCTTTCGGGTGCCACTGAAAAGCTCGGTGTACAGGTGACGATTACGGGAACGGCTACAGACACTGGCGGAGGTGTCGTCGGTGGTGTGGAGATATCCACGGACGGCGGGCAGAGCTGGCACCCCACTATCGGGAGAGGAAGTTGGAGTTATAACTGGACTCCTCTGGTTTCAGGTTCTATCAATCTTTTAAGCCGCGCTGTAGATGACAGCGGCAACCTTGAGACACCCTCCGCTGGCGTTACCGTAACTGTGCCGAAGACCCCGGTTGCGACGGATGTTCAAATATCTGGTGATACCTCCTCTCCATCCAGTACGGTTTCTACTCCTATATTTTCTACGTCAGCATCCAATGAACTACTTCTGGCGTTTGTCGCCACAGACTATCTATCTGGCGCCAATACCACGGTAACCAGTGTTACAGGCGGAGGACTTACATGGGTTCTGGTTGTGCGGACAAATGCGCAACTGGGATCCTCCGAGATCTGGCGTGCATTTGCTCCCTCTCCGGTGAGCAATATGAGCGTGACAGCGAATCTGTCACAGAGTGTTATTGCTTCGTTGTCGGTCATGAGCTTCACGGGGGTCAACACTTCAGGGACGAACGGGTCTGGGGCGATTGGAGCCGTTAAGAGTGCCAGCGCAAGCTCGGGCGCTCCCACTGCTACGCTCGTGACGACACAGGCTAATTCTGTCGTGGTGGGTGTCGGCAACGATTACGATAACGCGATTGCGCGTACGCCTGGATCTGGACAGACCGTCTTCCATCAGTATCTGACTCCAACAGGGGATACCTATTGGATGCAGAGGTTGAATCTTGCCGTTCCGCTAAGCGGGACCAGCGCGACGATTAATGACACGGCACCTACAGGCGACCGGTACAACCTCAGTATCTGCGAGGTCCTCGCTTCCACTACGCAGACGCTAAGTATCTCGGGAACGATCAGCCCTGCGTCCTCCGGCAGCGGAACCCAGATGTTCCTCGGTGGAAGCGGGACCGCTGTAGTCACTGCGGATGGATCTGGGAACTATACCTTTGCAAATTTAACTGGTGGTACTTATACCGTAACCCCGGTAAAGACAGGGTACACATTTACCCCGGCAAGCCTGTCGATCAGCCTTGCTGGCTCGAACGTTACGGGAGCGAACTTTACTGCCACTGCTTCACCCACCTACTCCGTATCCGGGAATATCAGCCCGTCTGCGGCTGGGAGTGGAGCCTCTGTATCGCTCGTCGTGAATGGTGAAGGAGGATCGAACCAGACGGTAATTGCAGATAGCAGTGGGAACTTTACGTTTACTGGAGTATTGAACGGAAGCTATACGATTACGCCGGTTAAAACTGGGTACGCCTTTAGCCCCGTGAACCAGACTATCAGTGTAGCGGGCGCGAATGTTAGCGGGGTTAGCTTTACCGGAAGCGCTATTGCTACTTATACGATATCGGGAGCCATTAGTACTTCGACTGCGGGAAGCGGCACTACCTTGACTTTAGCACCCACGGGCTCCACTGGATCCAGCCAGACAACGATTGCGGATAGCACAGGGAGCTATAGTTTTGCAGGCGTGGTGAACGGAACTTATTCGATTACGCCGAGCAAGACCGGGTTTACATTTAGTCCGGCCTCACAATCGATAACGGTGAACGGAGCTAATATCTCTGGGATCAACTTTGCGGCACAGGCAATTGTGACGAGCAATATTCGCTTCATTCAGAAGAATGTGAATGGGAATGAGGCAACCGCAGCGAGCATATCCACTACTTTTCCCGCCAATAATACTGCGGGAGATTTCCTGATTGTGTCCGGCGATGTTGCGCGTCCGGCAGGTCCGGTTTCCATTTCCGATACATTGGGAAACACCTACATCCCCGCAATGAGCCCAGTATCCGATCCCAACCAGAATGTGACGACTTACCTCTGGTATGTCCCAAGTTGTAAAGGGGGCGCGAACACGGTGACCCTGATACCGTCCACTGCAGCGGCACTGGAGATACATGTCTCGGAGTGGTCGGGCGTTTCCGCTACCAACCCGGTGGATAAGTCTGCATCTGCCACAGGTAACAGTGCAAGCGTATCCAGCGGTGCAGCTACTACTACCGCCAACGGAGAACTTATCTATGGCTACACCTTTCTGCTGAATACGGCTTCTGCAGGCACAGGGTTCACCAGTATTTCCCTGGTGAATGGAGATATGAGCGAGTATGAGCTGCAGCCGGCGGCTGGCAGCATAGCGGCAACCTTTACGCAGACGAGTGGATACTGGCTCGCATTGATGGCAACCTTTCGGCCAAGCAATGCTACCCAGGGAGGGATTTCGGGAACAATCAGTCCCGTGTCGGGGGGGAGCGGCGCGACTGTTACTCTGAGTGGTCCTGTCACGGCTACAGCGACAAGCGACAGTTCCGGGAACTACAGTTTTGTTGGACTTCCGGATGGGACTTACACAGTCACGCCGACTAAAAGTGGAGTTAGTTTCACTCCGGCCACCCAGTCTGTCACGGTAGCGGGAACTACCGTGACCGGAGTGAACTTTACTGCAAATCTTCCGGTGCTTTCGGTCAGCCCCACGGGCCTCTTCTTTGCAGCGGTGCAGGGTGGCGGCAATCCTCCGACATCCACGGTCAACATTACGAATACAGGAGGCGGTTCGTTCACCTATACGGCCAGCAGCGATAGCGCGTGGTTGAATGCAACTCCAGCGATTGGATCTGCGCCACAGCAATTGCAGGTCTCCGCCACTATCAATGGACTGGCGATCGGCAGCTACACGGGACATATCACCATCACGTCCGCGGGAGTGCAGGGGTCGCCTGCAGTTCTTACGGTTACCTTGGATATAGGAGTCGCTACGGATTGGCTTACGGTAGATCACGATGCCAGCCGTAGTGGCAATGCAGTGGATGAAACTACGATCAACGCTTCGAATGTCGGAAGCCTGCAAATGGCATGGTCAACAGCCGTCGATGCTTCGGTAACAGCTCAACCGTTGTATGTACATGGAATTTCCATAGCTGGCCAAACACGGGACATATTGATTGTGGGCACGGGAGGGAATTCACTTTACGCGCTGGATGCACTGAATGGAGCCGTGTTATGGAAGCGTAATTTCGGTGCGCCTACTCCGAACACGTGGGGTTTGCCGGATGGCTTTGGCATCGAGGCTCCGCCCTTCATTGACCGGGTTGCAGGCCGCATCTATACCGTTTCAACAGATGGTTATTTCCGGGTGATATCGCTCTTCGATGGTACGGATGTCTATCCAGCGCTGGCGCTTATTGTGAATCCGGATACGAACAAGGTGTGGGGCGGGCTGAATCGAGTCGGCAATAGTATCTATATCGCAAGCGGAAGCAATGGAGGCGACGTTGCGCCTTGGCGTGGGCAGGTCTACAAAGTAGATATTTCATCTACTCCGACGGTGACAGGTGATTTTGTAGTCGTTCCCAGTATTCCGCCACCGAACGGAGGCGGCGGTATCTGGGGCTATGGAGGAGTATCGGCCGACCTGGCAACAGGCAACATTTATGCCGCGTCTGCAAATGACTCTGTCATCACCTCGAGCGGGACCGAAGGATACACGCCGTATTCCGATAGCATGATTGCACTCGATTCGAGTCTCAACCTGCTAGGTACCTATCAACCGGTACAGCCATCAACTTACGCGTGCTCCGGTGCTCCATGCGATCTTGACTTCGCATCGACGCCGACATTTTTCCAACCACCTGGATGCCCGACGATGGTGACGGCAGGGAATAAGGATGGCAGGCTATTTTTGTTCCGGACCGCGGATCTGATGGTGAGCGGCCAACCGCTGCAGACGTTGACGCTTAATACTGCGAACGATTCTCTTGGTTCCGGTGGAGTGGGAGGCGTACCTGCTTACTCACCGACCAGCAACATGATCTTTGTTACGACAGCGGGGTCAGGAGTTATTGGAGTCGCTGCGGGTGTCGTTGCGCTTCAGGTTACATCGAGTTGCACATTGCAGGTTGCGTGGAGTAAGGCTCTTGGGGGCAGCGGTGCTCCCAACTCGACGCCGACGCTGGCGAATGGCCTTGTGTTTGCGGGGGAGGGCAACACGGGCATCATCCACGCATATAGCCAGTTGACTGGAAACGAAGTATGGCATAACGGCACTCAATATGGAGCTTCCAACACGTTTGCGGCTCCGATCGTAGCTGGCGGAAAAGTTTATGCAGGATCCTGGTCCAGTCCCAGCGGCGGCGGCATCGTGGGAGCGTTTGCTCTCAACACTCCTGTACTTGCGGTGACGCCAACATCACTCTCATTTAGCGGGGTGGCAGGAGGAAGCAATCCAGCGGCCGCCGCACTGAACGTTACCAATGGAGGTGGCGGAACGCTGACCTTCACGGCGGCGAGCGATAGCGGATGGCTAACGGTCTCACCCGTATCGGGAACAGCGCCTCAAACGCTCCAGGTAACTGCTTCGCTTGCGGGTCTGGCGGCGGGAACCTACACCGGGCACATCACGGTGACTGCAACGGGCGCGCAGGGTTCTCCAGCAGTGATTGCTGTAACACTGACGGTAGCTGCAACATCTACGTGGAGCATCTCGGGGTCTGTTACTCCATCCACTTCGGGAAGCGGAACTCTTCTTACGCTGAGTGGTGCGTCGAGTGCGACCACGATCGCAGATAGCCTGGGGAACTACAGCTTTGCAGGGCTGGCCAATGGGAGTTACACGGTAACGCCCAGCAAGACGGGGTACACGTTCACTCCTCCATCGCAAACGGTGTCGGTGAACGGCGCTAACATTATCAGTCTAAACTTTGCTGCGCAGGCAGCAACGACGAATACGCTTGTGATGGATGCGAAGGTTTCTGCAGACTCGAAGACAGCGAGCACCTCCATTGCGACATCTGCCTTCTCTACAACATCCGGCAATGAACTGCTCCTGGCGTTTATCAGCACAGACTACATCTCCGGCAGCAATACCACAGTGACAAAAGTGACTGGCGGCGGACTGACGTGGGCCCTGGTTGTCAGGACCAACGCACAGAGCGGTACAGCGGAGATCTGGCGCGCCTTTTCGCCAACTGTTCTAACAAATGTAACCGTAA